One genomic window of Anaerolineae bacterium includes the following:
- a CDS encoding adenylate cyclase translates to MRLRRDIHNLLTYKGSSTDDHGARSRVEIQTQVEDFETTRRLLEALGYSVVMTYEKYRCEYEWNDARISLDEMPYGQFIEIEAQSSEQIQEICQALRLNWARRVLYSYVELFNLIQEKDQLETEDLSFEAFKNWQGNLVSFGILPADE, encoded by the coding sequence TTGCGATTGAGGAGGGATATCCATAATCTTCTGACTTATAAAGGGTCCAGTACCGATGATCACGGCGCGCGTTCACGGGTTGAAATTCAAACCCAGGTGGAGGACTTTGAGACAACGCGGCGCTTATTAGAGGCTTTGGGGTACTCGGTGGTCATGACCTACGAGAAGTACCGCTGTGAGTACGAGTGGAATGACGCAAGGATCTCGTTGGATGAAATGCCCTATGGACAATTTATTGAAATTGAGGCACAGAGTTCAGAACAGATTCAAGAGATTTGCCAGGCATTGCGCCTTAACTGGGCAAGGCGGGTACTCTATAGTTATGTCGAATTGTTCAATTTGATCCAGGAGAAGGATCAATTGGAAACAGAGGATTTATCCTTTGAAGCCTTTAAAAACTGGCAGGGTAATCTGGTCAGTTTTGGTATTCTTCCTGCCGATGAATGA
- a CDS encoding Pyridoxamine 5'-phosphate oxidase-related, FMN-binding, whose product MNPESLNTIFREQYAQNDEWIEKFLSNSQVGHVASRWENQPFLTPVLFWYAPTGRRIYFHTNLYGRLRTNSERFPEVCFETSEIGKYLPSNIAGEFSVQYASVVVFGKIRIVESPEEKEFGLMGLLRKYFPDLKAGVDYRPITREELDQTAVFCIEIEQWSGKKNWAEQVHQDEQWQPLDQRVLRKYGF is encoded by the coding sequence ATGAACCCTGAATCGCTAAATACAATTTTTCGCGAGCAATACGCACAAAATGACGAGTGGATCGAGAAATTTCTAAGCAACTCACAAGTTGGTCACGTTGCAAGCCGCTGGGAAAATCAGCCGTTCCTGACGCCGGTTTTGTTTTGGTATGCACCGACAGGACGACGCATATATTTTCATACCAACCTCTATGGCCGTCTGCGAACAAACAGTGAACGTTTTCCTGAGGTATGCTTTGAAACCTCTGAAATTGGAAAATACCTGCCATCGAATATCGCCGGGGAATTCAGTGTCCAGTATGCCAGCGTTGTGGTTTTCGGAAAAATCAGAATCGTTGAAAGCCCGGAAGAGAAGGAATTTGGATTGATGGGGTTATTGCGAAAATATTTTCCCGATCTGAAGGCAGGTGTAGATTATCGTCCAATCACTCGCGAGGAATTAGACCAGACGGCTGTGTTTTGTATCGAAATTGAGCAATGGAGTGGTAAGAAAAATTGGGCGGAACAGGTCCATCAAGATGAACAGTGGCAACCACTGGATCAGAGGGTTTTAAGAAAATATGGCTTTTAA
- a CDS encoding Glutamate racemase produces MIPAAADSTFASSPIAPIGIFDSGVGGLSVLREIIRQLPHEDILYIADQIHVPYGRRPLEEVRGYAVGITEYLLSKKAKIIVLACNTASAAALKYLRQNYPHVPFVGMEPAVKPAAETTKSGAVGVLATPATFQGELYASVIERFAQGVTIYQHTCPGLVQQIEQGDFDSPISRKILEDALLPMLAANIDTVVLGCTHYPFVIPLIQSIVGEQVRVIDPAPAVARQTHRLLEQRNLLRNSVTAGQCKFATSGDPAFLETFLDRIGLPSAVVKRVQWNGLRLVDIT; encoded by the coding sequence TTGATTCCGGCTGCTGCCGATTCAACCTTCGCTTCATCCCCCATTGCACCAATTGGCATATTTGACTCAGGTGTGGGGGGATTAAGCGTTTTAAGGGAAATCATTCGCCAGCTTCCTCACGAGGACATCCTCTATATCGCCGACCAGATCCATGTACCGTATGGACGCCGTCCGCTCGAGGAAGTGCGTGGCTACGCGGTCGGAATTACGGAATATCTGCTCTCAAAAAAGGCGAAAATCATCGTCCTGGCCTGTAATACAGCTTCAGCAGCTGCCTTGAAATATTTGCGCCAGAATTATCCTCATGTCCCATTTGTCGGCATGGAACCGGCTGTCAAACCGGCTGCAGAAACAACCAAAAGCGGCGCTGTTGGAGTCCTGGCAACGCCAGCTACTTTTCAAGGTGAACTCTACGCTTCGGTGATCGAGCGCTTTGCCCAAGGGGTGACAATTTATCAACACACCTGCCCGGGATTGGTGCAACAGATCGAACAGGGGGATTTCGATAGCCCGATCAGCCGTAAAATTCTTGAAGATGCCTTGTTACCGATGCTGGCAGCGAACATCGACACGGTTGTTTTAGGATGCACGCATTATCCCTTTGTAATCCCATTAATTCAGTCTATCGTGGGTGAGCAGGTGCGGGTAATTGACCCTGCTCCAGCTGTGGCACGTCAGACCCATCGTTTACTGGAACAGCGTAACCTTTTAAGGAACTCAGTTACCGCTGGACAGTGTAAATTTGCAACCAGTGGTGATCCTGCATTCTTAGAAACTTTTCTTGATCGGATTGGTCTTCCCTCAGCCGTAGTCAAGCGTGTCCAGTGGAATGGTTTACGCCTGGTTGATATAACTTAA
- a CDS encoding LSU ribosomal protein L19p, which translates to MSDLLQAVEAPVNENIPELRPGDSVRVFIRIKEGNSERTQEFRGTVIRMSKGGNNANFTVRRIASNGIGVERTFLLKSPRLEKVIVERHAHVRRAQLYFLRGRTGKSSRLKTKFTA; encoded by the coding sequence ATGAGCGATTTATTACAAGCTGTAGAAGCACCTGTCAATGAAAATATCCCCGAATTACGACCCGGAGATTCCGTGCGGGTATTTATTCGCATTAAAGAAGGGAACTCCGAGCGAACGCAGGAATTCCGAGGGACGGTGATTCGCATGAGCAAGGGCGGAAATAACGCCAATTTCACCGTGCGGCGCATCGCCAGCAATGGTATTGGGGTAGAGAGAACATTCCTATTGAAGTCCCCGCGTCTCGAAAAAGTCATCGTCGAGCGCCATGCTCATGTGCGTCGTGCCCAGCTCTACTTCCTGCGCGGGCGAACAGGTAAAAGCTCTCGCCTGAAAACCAAGTTCACCGCTTAA
- a CDS encoding Phosphoadenylyl-sulfate reductase [thioredoxin] — protein MDREDLEVRAASFEKLTPQQILSWAVAEYSPQLVMSTAFGPGGIILMHLLKQLGLQIPVFYIDTGLLFPEVHQLRLKLEETFAIHFERVVPALGLVEQAERFGDRLWERDADTCCWLRKVLPLQNYLRDKRAWITAIRADQTSQRAKARLIEWDERNQVVKINPLLRWNEEQVWDYIHRHRLPYNPLHDQGYPSLGCVPCTQPVEKGECARAGRWRGRAKTECGIHLPAADTPFLIRDK, from the coding sequence ATGGACCGAGAAGACCTGGAAGTTCGCGCCGCATCTTTTGAAAAGCTTACTCCCCAACAAATTTTAAGCTGGGCAGTGGCTGAGTATTCTCCTCAGCTCGTGATGTCAACTGCTTTTGGGCCGGGGGGGATCATTCTGATGCATCTCCTGAAGCAATTAGGTCTTCAGATTCCCGTTTTTTATATCGATACAGGATTGCTATTCCCAGAAGTGCATCAATTGCGTTTGAAGTTAGAAGAAACGTTCGCCATTCATTTCGAGCGAGTGGTGCCTGCGCTGGGGCTTGTTGAGCAAGCAGAGCGATTTGGTGACCGCTTGTGGGAGCGGGATGCGGACACCTGCTGTTGGTTGCGCAAGGTACTCCCTCTCCAGAATTATCTGCGGGATAAACGGGCGTGGATCACTGCCATTCGAGCCGACCAGACCAGCCAGCGAGCCAAAGCCCGGTTGATTGAATGGGATGAGCGCAATCAGGTGGTAAAAATCAATCCTTTATTGAGGTGGAATGAAGAGCAGGTGTGGGATTATATCCATCGCCATCGTCTCCCTTATAATCCTTTACACGACCAGGGTTATCCAAGTCTGGGTTGCGTTCCCTGCACCCAACCGGTGGAGAAAGGGGAGTGTGCTCGAGCCGGGCGGTGGAGAGGGCGTGCCAAAACGGAGTGCGGAATCCATTTGCCCGCTGCCGATACCCCTTTCCTCATTCGTGATAAATGA
- a CDS encoding Alkaline phosphatase — translation MRIILTLLFVLLSLGSGLTSPVQGISAKSDSTQAPPVYIFIFIGDGMGENHIQAAKQYTLQNPPYTDWFQGWVSTYPFGGSYEPLRAWKDYDYVLQSLITDSAAAATAIFSGQKTSNGRVNVSPDGVTRYQSITELARQLGLGVGAVTTVPISHATPAAWIAHNDSRLNGFAIANEGIWGNPNTTGDQSMPSYGGGHGISDPPVDVLIGGGHPGWYLDNPYVDEKIRQKLIVENDLSGKHRFIERISGDPNGSARLLNLARDNETLKLVGLFGGANGNIEYRLADGSGANLENPSLNDMTLAAIQILNRNPKGFLLLVEGGAIDFASHRNNMDEMIGELIDFNSAIQTAIDWVNASFTPANWSNTLMIVTADHETGYLTQAPGITANLPLGEVSPRTLLLEKSCITSCWRASWEDDNNNNEIDAGEVVYWAWNSPGHTNSLVPLYLYGTMKLPYSALIKGSDLIRGDYIDNTDIYQIMKATLLYRNSLYLPVIYHE, via the coding sequence ATGAGAATCATCCTGACTCTTCTTTTTGTGCTCCTCAGCCTCGGGAGTGGTTTGACTTCTCCCGTTCAGGGTATAAGCGCCAAAAGTGATTCAACTCAAGCTCCCCCGGTTTATATTTTCATTTTCATTGGTGACGGAATGGGAGAAAATCACATCCAGGCTGCCAAACAATACACCCTTCAGAATCCCCCTTACACCGATTGGTTTCAAGGATGGGTCTCAACTTATCCCTTCGGAGGATCCTATGAACCATTGAGAGCATGGAAGGATTATGATTATGTCCTGCAAAGCCTCATCACAGACAGTGCAGCAGCCGCTACAGCTATATTCAGTGGGCAAAAAACCTCCAATGGGAGAGTGAATGTCAGTCCTGATGGAGTAACCCGTTATCAATCAATCACCGAACTGGCCCGTCAGTTAGGTCTTGGGGTTGGAGCAGTGACCACTGTTCCCATCTCCCATGCAACCCCTGCAGCCTGGATTGCGCACAACGATTCCCGTTTGAATGGTTTTGCAATTGCCAACGAAGGAATCTGGGGAAATCCTAACACCACCGGAGATCAGAGTATGCCATCCTATGGCGGAGGACACGGCATCTCCGATCCTCCTGTAGACGTCCTGATCGGGGGAGGTCATCCAGGCTGGTATTTGGATAATCCTTATGTGGATGAAAAGATTCGCCAAAAGCTGATTGTCGAGAATGATCTTAGCGGAAAACATCGCTTTATTGAAAGGATTTCAGGCGATCCGAACGGTTCCGCTCGCCTGCTTAACCTTGCCAGAGATAACGAGACGCTTAAACTGGTCGGTCTTTTCGGAGGAGCGAACGGCAACATCGAATACCGACTAGCAGATGGCTCTGGTGCAAATCTAGAAAATCCATCGTTGAACGATATGACCCTGGCAGCAATCCAAATTCTCAACAGAAATCCAAAGGGTTTTCTTTTACTCGTAGAAGGTGGAGCAATTGATTTTGCCTCTCATCGCAACAATATGGATGAAATGATTGGGGAACTCATCGATTTCAATTCGGCAATCCAAACCGCAATTGATTGGGTGAATGCCTCATTTACACCAGCCAACTGGTCAAACACGCTCATGATCGTAACCGCGGATCACGAAACAGGGTACCTGACTCAGGCTCCAGGAATAACCGCTAATCTACCTCTGGGCGAAGTGTCCCCACGCACACTTTTACTCGAAAAAAGCTGCATAACCTCTTGCTGGCGAGCAAGTTGGGAAGATGATAATAACAACAATGAAATTGACGCCGGGGAGGTCGTGTATTGGGCGTGGAATAGCCCAGGACATACAAACAGTCTTGTCCCATTATATCTGTATGGAACCATGAAGCTACCCTATTCAGCTTTGATTAAGGGGAGTGACCTGATTAGGGGCGATTACATCGATAACACCGATATCTACCAGATTATGAAAGCTACCCTTCTATACCGGAATTCTCTATACCTTCCCGTCATTTATCACGAATGA
- a CDS encoding HtrA protease/chaperone protein codes for MKINAKVLRPLILLASLIVFSLGCTISVPLNFSLPELIQSPEPSQSTKEVVVQSQVQPTPTPFQLPPQIQDEQALLVALYARANPAVVNITEYASQAGQVTPLGQGSGFVYDNLGHIVTNAHVIHGSDQIEVTFWDGTIELATLVGEDLHSDLAVVKVDRLPDGVVPLPLGDMENLAVGQTVVAIGNPFGLEGTLTKGVISALGRSIPALTSFSIPQAIQTDAAINPGNSGGPLLNLQGEVIGVNAQIETGGTSRTNSGVGFAIPVSILKIVIPDLIEKGEHEWAWLGVRGGSLSPLVREAMKLKVDKGAYIAEVVAGGPSAEAGLRGSTGTVTVRGREVEIGGDVVIAINGEPVRSFDDLLIYISLKGKPGDTVELTVIRDNQEITINVKLEARPTSIEP; via the coding sequence ATGAAAATAAATGCCAAGGTTCTTCGACCCTTGATTTTATTAGCGTCGTTGATCGTTTTTAGTCTTGGATGTACAATCTCGGTGCCGTTAAATTTTTCCCTGCCAGAATTGATCCAATCTCCGGAACCATCTCAAAGCACAAAGGAAGTCGTCGTTCAATCCCAGGTTCAGCCTACACCCACGCCGTTTCAACTTCCTCCTCAAATTCAAGATGAACAAGCCTTGTTAGTGGCGCTTTATGCACGTGCCAACCCGGCGGTTGTGAACATTACGGAATACGCCAGCCAGGCAGGGCAGGTGACCCCGTTGGGACAGGGTTCAGGGTTTGTGTATGACAATCTGGGCCATATTGTTACCAATGCCCATGTCATCCATGGCTCGGATCAAATTGAGGTGACTTTCTGGGATGGAACTATCGAGCTGGCAACACTGGTAGGAGAGGATCTGCATAGCGATTTAGCGGTCGTCAAGGTTGATCGGTTGCCGGATGGTGTTGTCCCTCTCCCCTTGGGAGACATGGAAAACCTGGCTGTTGGACAAACCGTCGTAGCCATTGGGAATCCATTTGGTCTGGAAGGTACCTTAACGAAAGGAGTGATCAGCGCCTTGGGACGTTCGATTCCAGCCCTGACCTCCTTTAGTATTCCGCAAGCCATTCAAACCGATGCGGCGATCAACCCTGGAAATTCTGGAGGGCCTCTTTTGAATCTACAAGGAGAAGTGATCGGAGTCAATGCCCAGATTGAGACGGGTGGCACCAGCCGAACGAATAGCGGGGTTGGTTTCGCGATACCGGTTAGCATTCTTAAAATCGTTATTCCAGACCTGATCGAGAAGGGCGAACATGAGTGGGCATGGTTGGGCGTGCGTGGTGGGAGTTTATCTCCTCTGGTGCGCGAAGCCATGAAACTTAAAGTCGATAAAGGCGCTTACATAGCCGAAGTGGTTGCGGGAGGACCATCCGCGGAAGCCGGGTTGCGGGGATCTACGGGTACAGTGACCGTGCGCGGCAGGGAGGTGGAAATCGGTGGCGATGTGGTGATAGCTATCAATGGTGAACCTGTGCGCTCTTTTGATGACCTGCTGATCTACATTTCATTGAAGGGAAAACCGGGTGATACGGTTGAGTTAACCGTCATCCGAGACAATCAAGAGATTACAATTAATGTAAAACTGGAAGCTCGCCCGACATCGATTGAGCCATAA
- a CDS encoding IMP cyclohydrolase has protein sequence MPIALLSVWDKTGLAQFAAELNQMNWTLIASGGTGRYLAQHQIPYLEISQYTASPEVLKGRVKTLHPAIHAAILARPTPDDLQELSNRGWSPIDLVVVNLYPFEETIAQPNVSLEEAIENIDIGGVALLRAAAKNWARVTVCFDPKDYGLILEELRQGAVSPETRRRLAAKTFALTSRYDSLIAAYLSDQEPLTLHLYSVKKLHYGENPHQQAELFAEQPYSQPFGGKVLQGKELSYNNLLDLDAAWRAVASFDEPCVVIVKHLSPCGIACARNLEEAYQNALASDPISAFGGVIACNRELSGETAQAMKDLFFECLIAPGFSESAKEILAAKKNCRLIEAPLPSRSGVYEYRSITGGLLRQTSDQGDPPDVTWTVVSRREPTESEWEALRFAWKAVQHVKSNAIVIARDSATVGIGSGQPNRVDAVRIALQRAAERARGAVLASDAFFPFPDSVEIAAEAGITAIIHPGGSMRDADSLAVADATGLAMIYTGVRHFRH, from the coding sequence ATGCCCATTGCCTTGCTATCCGTTTGGGATAAAACCGGCTTGGCACAATTCGCCGCAGAATTGAACCAGATGAATTGGACGCTCATAGCCAGTGGTGGAACAGGACGCTATTTAGCCCAACATCAAATACCCTATCTGGAAATCTCTCAGTACACCGCCTCCCCAGAAGTGTTAAAAGGGCGCGTGAAAACTCTACATCCTGCCATCCACGCTGCAATTCTTGCCCGCCCAACCCCTGACGACCTTCAAGAGCTATCCAACAGAGGCTGGAGCCCTATTGACCTCGTCGTAGTCAACCTGTACCCGTTCGAAGAAACCATCGCTCAGCCCAATGTGAGCCTGGAAGAGGCTATCGAGAATATAGATATTGGCGGTGTTGCCCTTCTGCGGGCAGCCGCAAAAAATTGGGCAAGGGTCACGGTTTGTTTCGATCCCAAAGATTATGGTCTGATTCTGGAGGAACTCCGGCAAGGAGCGGTCTCACCTGAAACAAGGCGAAGGCTGGCTGCAAAAACTTTTGCCCTAACTTCCCGCTATGACTCTTTAATTGCCGCATATCTATCTGACCAGGAACCTCTAACGCTACACCTTTATTCGGTCAAAAAACTCCATTACGGTGAAAATCCTCATCAACAAGCCGAACTCTTTGCCGAACAACCCTATTCACAACCATTTGGAGGCAAAGTTCTACAAGGAAAAGAACTCTCATACAATAACCTTCTCGATCTCGATGCAGCCTGGCGAGCTGTCGCAAGCTTCGATGAACCTTGTGTGGTTATCGTCAAGCACCTGTCTCCATGTGGGATTGCCTGTGCCAGGAACCTTGAGGAGGCTTATCAGAATGCCCTGGCGTCCGATCCGATTTCAGCTTTCGGGGGTGTGATTGCCTGTAATCGCGAGCTTTCAGGCGAAACAGCCCAGGCAATGAAAGATCTCTTTTTCGAATGTCTGATCGCTCCCGGTTTTTCTGAGTCTGCCAAAGAGATTCTGGCAGCTAAAAAGAATTGCCGCCTCATTGAAGCCCCTCTGCCATCCCGTTCTGGCGTTTATGAATACCGCTCCATAACGGGAGGCTTACTGCGTCAAACGAGCGATCAGGGAGACCCACCCGATGTAACCTGGACAGTTGTATCTCGCCGTGAACCAACGGAAAGTGAGTGGGAAGCCTTACGATTCGCCTGGAAGGCAGTTCAACACGTTAAGTCCAATGCCATTGTTATTGCCCGCGACAGTGCCACAGTCGGTATCGGGAGTGGTCAACCTAACCGGGTAGATGCCGTGCGAATTGCCCTCCAGCGGGCAGCAGAGCGAGCACGGGGTGCAGTTCTCGCTTCAGATGCTTTTTTCCCTTTCCCAGATTCGGTTGAAATTGCCGCCGAGGCTGGCATTACGGCGATCATCCATCCGGGTGGTTCAATGCGTGATGCTGATTCGCTGGCAGTTGCTGATGCAACCGGGCTGGCAATGATCTATACCGGTGTTCGCCACTTCCGGCATTAA
- a CDS encoding Two-component response regulator gives MSGKILAVDDDPMNLKLVAATLGKEGFEVLTANNGKEGYQKATELLPDLVILDVMMPEMDGYQVCSQLRKNPKTANIPVMMLTSLSSIEQKIKGFDAGADDYLAKPFVPDELIAHAKALLRRRVSEEQPVTEANGKIIAVFSLRGGVGVSTLAVNLACGLALLWNEPTVLVDLVLASGQSALMFNLPYSRSWGNLARLPLEEIEPLVVNDILLQHKSGVHILASAPQPEQNEYLNGEKVAQVLKILSRQYPYIVLDLPHDFQETTLAGLDASHEIILMLTPELAAVRAAVCALNVFENLKYPKEIIRLVENWIFPKGGLPRSDIEKALGRSIDLQIPYASEPIVRSINVGEPPVFADAQSPLGALFEDFAFLMSKDSHKKTKPQTPTQAWLRVIRRFQQRQAKKS, from the coding sequence GTGAGCGGAAAGATTCTGGCTGTTGACGATGATCCGATGAACTTGAAGCTGGTTGCGGCAACCCTGGGGAAGGAGGGCTTTGAAGTCCTAACGGCAAATAACGGTAAAGAAGGCTATCAAAAAGCTACAGAGCTTCTGCCTGATCTGGTGATCCTCGATGTGATGATGCCCGAGATGGATGGGTATCAGGTGTGTAGCCAGCTTCGTAAAAACCCAAAAACCGCAAATATTCCAGTGATGATGCTCACTTCCTTAAGCTCAATCGAACAGAAAATCAAGGGGTTTGATGCCGGTGCGGATGATTACCTGGCAAAGCCCTTTGTACCGGATGAATTAATCGCCCATGCAAAGGCATTGCTGCGGCGCAGGGTCAGCGAAGAGCAACCTGTGACAGAAGCCAATGGGAAGATTATCGCCGTCTTCTCTCTGAGAGGTGGCGTTGGGGTATCGACCTTGGCTGTCAATCTGGCGTGTGGTTTAGCTCTCTTGTGGAATGAGCCAACCGTTCTGGTTGACCTGGTTTTAGCATCCGGACAGTCTGCGCTGATGTTTAATTTGCCCTATAGCCGATCGTGGGGAAATCTGGCACGCTTGCCGCTCGAAGAAATTGAACCTCTGGTCGTGAACGATATATTGCTTCAACATAAGAGTGGCGTTCACATTCTGGCTTCAGCCCCTCAACCAGAACAAAATGAATACCTAAACGGCGAAAAAGTTGCCCAGGTGTTAAAAATCCTTAGCCGTCAATATCCTTACATTGTGCTCGATCTGCCTCATGATTTTCAAGAGACAACTTTAGCCGGGCTAGATGCCAGCCATGAGATCATTCTGATGCTTACCCCAGAGTTAGCTGCGGTTAGAGCTGCCGTATGTGCATTAAACGTTTTTGAAAATCTGAAATACCCAAAGGAAATAATTCGCCTCGTTGAAAATTGGATCTTCCCTAAAGGTGGCTTACCGCGCAGTGACATCGAGAAAGCTCTGGGGCGGTCAATTGACCTTCAAATTCCTTACGCCTCCGAGCCAATTGTCCGGTCAATCAATGTCGGTGAACCGCCTGTCTTTGCGGATGCCCAATCTCCTTTAGGGGCATTGTTCGAAGATTTTGCCTTCTTGATGAGTAAAGATAGTCACAAAAAGACCAAACCTCAGACACCCACTCAGGCATGGCTGAGGGTAATTCGCCGTTTTCAGCAACGTCAGGCGAAAAAATCTTAA